The Candidatus Saccharibacteria bacterium oral taxon 488 genome has a segment encoding these proteins:
- the dnaG gene encoding DNA primase → MNDAKEEVRARLNIEDVIGEYVQLKRAGRNLKGLSPFTDERTPSFMVSPEKQIWHDFSSGKGGDIFTFVMLVEGMDFRQALEHLARKAGVDLSLFSRGDGRTAKRRARAREALKLAANFYQQNLVKNSAAREYAVKKRRLNRQTIGDFIIGYAPDQGDALTKALEKRGFSRRELADAGLVNRFGGDLFRGRLMVTLSDSSGEVVGFTGRIIHDDSRAPKYLNTPQTLLFDKSRHIFGLYQAKEAIRRSDAAVIVEGNLDVVSSHQAGVKNVVATAGTAMTLQHLKALSRLAGRIRVAFDGDRAGVSATERAINLAQEIGVELEVVSLPDDVKDPDELIQKDASLWKAAVERAQPAVDWVIARHAEMEDLATAEGKRRFSTTALRIVRSLKDPVEQEHYLAVISKETGASLAALRAKLGAERLAPPAQLKKPKIEKVTPGKPRDELADIVVGLALSQPSTRRWVGALEAASLDEPARAVVTALQTEPLLDREKLPRPLQKFEQYVKIVQLKSERRYMDWEPEALDSEMARLVKQLIRKHRDTKKQQLLEDLREAEELSDEARARILRQQLNALIKENA, encoded by the coding sequence ATGAATGATGCCAAGGAAGAGGTGCGGGCGCGGCTGAATATTGAGGATGTAATCGGCGAATATGTTCAGCTGAAGCGGGCGGGTCGTAATCTGAAGGGGCTCAGTCCATTCACTGATGAGCGGACGCCAAGTTTTATGGTGAGCCCGGAAAAACAGATTTGGCATGATTTTTCTTCGGGTAAGGGTGGCGATATTTTTACGTTCGTGATGCTGGTGGAGGGGATGGATTTTCGCCAAGCGTTGGAGCATTTGGCGCGCAAAGCGGGCGTGGATTTGAGCTTGTTTTCCCGCGGTGATGGACGGACAGCCAAGCGGCGAGCGCGGGCGCGTGAGGCACTGAAATTAGCAGCGAATTTTTATCAGCAAAATTTGGTGAAAAATTCGGCAGCACGAGAATACGCGGTGAAAAAACGGCGGCTGAATCGGCAGACGATCGGTGATTTTATCATCGGCTATGCGCCAGATCAGGGCGATGCGCTGACGAAGGCGCTGGAGAAGCGGGGGTTTTCGCGCCGAGAACTGGCTGACGCAGGGCTGGTTAATCGGTTCGGCGGTGATCTGTTTCGGGGACGGCTGATGGTGACTTTGAGCGATAGCAGCGGCGAGGTGGTCGGCTTTACGGGGCGAATTATTCATGATGATTCGCGCGCGCCAAAGTATTTGAATACGCCACAGACATTGCTATTTGATAAATCGCGCCATATTTTTGGGCTGTATCAGGCGAAAGAGGCGATTCGTAGGAGCGACGCTGCGGTGATTGTCGAGGGGAATTTGGATGTGGTTAGTAGCCACCAAGCCGGCGTCAAAAATGTGGTGGCGACGGCAGGGACGGCGATGACGCTGCAGCATTTGAAGGCGCTGAGCCGGCTGGCGGGGCGGATTCGTGTGGCGTTTGATGGCGACCGGGCGGGCGTGAGCGCAACGGAGCGGGCGATCAATTTGGCGCAGGAAATTGGCGTGGAGCTAGAGGTGGTGAGTCTGCCGGATGACGTAAAAGATCCGGACGAATTGATCCAAAAGGATGCGTCGTTATGGAAAGCGGCGGTTGAGCGGGCGCAGCCAGCGGTGGACTGGGTGATTGCTCGGCACGCTGAAATGGAAGATTTGGCGACGGCCGAAGGCAAGCGGCGATTTTCGACAACTGCATTGAGAATCGTGCGCAGCTTGAAAGATCCGGTGGAACAAGAGCATTACTTGGCGGTAATTTCTAAAGAAACTGGCGCTAGTCTCGCGGCACTGCGAGCGAAGCTTGGTGCTGAGAGACTGGCGCCGCCCGCTCAGCTCAAAAAACCAAAGATTGAAAAGGTGACTCCAGGTAAACCTCGTGATGAATTAGCGGACATCGTCGTCGGTCTGGCGCTTAGTCAGCCATCAACGCGGCGCTGGGTCGGGGCGCTTGAGGCGGCAAGCTTGGACGAACCAGCTCGAGCAGTGGTGACGGCGCTGCAGACTGAGCCGCTACTTGATCGAGAAAAATTGCCACGCCCCTTGCAAAAATTTGAGCAGTATGTGAAAATAGTACAGTTAAAAAGTGAACGCCGCTACATGGACTGGGAGCCAGAAGCTCTGGACAGTGAAATGGCGCGTTTGGTAAAGCAATTGATACGTAAACACCGCGACACAAAAAAACAACAATTATTAGAAGATTTGCGTGAGGCTGAGGAGCTCAGCGATGAGGCGCGGGCGCGCATCTTGCGGCAGCAGCTGAACGCACTGATTAAGGAGAATGCGTGA
- the rpoD gene encoding RNA polymerase sigma factor RpoD, giving the protein MNNDQQYTPTNDDPLEPDLTAVHDDEEIEDLEALSAGQYLDDISDDSVRLYLREIGKIPLLSSDEEMELARRIIEGDKKAKDKMAEANMRLVVSIAKRYSGRGLDFLDLIQEGNTGLLRAVEKFDPDKGFKFSTYATWWIRQAITRAIADQARTIRIPVHMIETINKLVRTQRRLTQELNREPTMEELSKEMDMEPEKIEYINKIRQETSSLDAGIGRDGDEEDSVLGDFIEDEDTISPEESATNQLLKEKVAEVLSSLSDREQKIVRMRFGLDNGGKSHTLEEVGQQFAVTRERIRQIEAKALAKLRKHKDAKKLYEYLS; this is encoded by the coding sequence GTGAACAACGACCAGCAATACACCCCGACCAATGACGATCCACTCGAGCCAGATTTGACGGCGGTACATGATGACGAGGAGATAGAAGACCTCGAGGCGTTGAGCGCTGGTCAGTATCTGGATGACATTTCGGACGATTCGGTGCGGCTGTATCTGCGTGAGATTGGTAAAATCCCGCTGTTAAGTTCGGATGAGGAAATGGAGCTGGCGCGGCGGATCATCGAGGGTGACAAAAAGGCCAAGGACAAGATGGCTGAGGCGAACATGCGTTTGGTGGTGTCAATTGCCAAGCGGTACTCGGGCCGTGGGTTAGATTTTTTGGACTTGATCCAGGAGGGAAATACTGGCTTGCTGCGCGCCGTGGAGAAATTCGATCCGGACAAGGGCTTTAAATTTTCGACCTACGCGACGTGGTGGATTCGCCAGGCGATTACCCGGGCGATCGCTGATCAGGCGCGGACGATTCGCATCCCCGTGCACATGATCGAGACGATTAACAAGCTGGTGCGGACGCAGCGACGGCTTACCCAGGAGTTAAACCGCGAGCCGACGATGGAAGAATTGTCCAAGGAAATGGACATGGAGCCGGAAAAAATTGAGTATATCAACAAAATTCGGCAAGAGACGTCGAGTTTGGACGCCGGTATCGGGCGTGATGGCGACGAGGAAGATTCGGTGCTGGGTGATTTTATCGAGGATGAAGATACGATTTCGCCAGAAGAATCAGCGACCAATCAGCTGCTGAAAGAAAAGGTCGCCGAGGTGCTGTCGAGCCTGTCTGATCGCGAGCAAAAAATTGTGCGCATGCGGTTCGGGCTGGACAATGGCGGCAAAAGCCATACGCTTGAGGAAGTCGGCCAACAATTTGCCGTGACGCGCGAACGAATTCGCCAGATTGAAGCCAAGGCTTTGGCGAAGCTAAGGAAGCACAAAGACGCCAAGAAGTTATATGAGTATTTGAGCTAA
- a CDS encoding AAA family ATPase has translation MIQPHAKIIALVGLAGSGKSSAVEYFTKKGIPKIYFGGIIYKAMEEAGIEPTWDNQQKFREEIRRREGKDFVVKRVVKSAHDLIDAGQKLIVLDGLYTWSEYKILKHEFPGQMSVIAVVTPKHLRYQRMAKRPERPMQPREVDQRDWSEIENLEKGGPIAIADYFVTNDRGLDELYAQLEAITHHEHFCKVPEQC, from the coding sequence ATGATACAACCACACGCAAAAATTATCGCCCTGGTCGGTCTGGCTGGTAGCGGCAAAAGTTCGGCGGTCGAATATTTCACCAAAAAGGGCATTCCAAAAATTTACTTTGGTGGCATCATCTACAAAGCCATGGAAGAAGCTGGCATCGAACCAACCTGGGATAATCAGCAAAAATTCCGCGAGGAAATTCGCCGACGCGAAGGCAAAGATTTCGTCGTCAAGCGCGTCGTCAAATCCGCACATGACTTGATTGACGCTGGTCAAAAACTCATCGTCCTGGACGGTTTGTACACCTGGAGTGAATATAAAATCCTCAAGCACGAATTCCCTGGTCAGATGTCCGTCATCGCCGTTGTCACACCAAAACACCTGCGCTATCAACGCATGGCCAAACGCCCCGAGCGGCCGATGCAGCCACGCGAAGTTGACCAACGTGATTGGTCGGAAATTGAAAATTTGGAAAAAGGCGGGCCAATCGCCATTGCCGACTATTTCGTAACAAATGACCGCGGTTTGGATGAGCTGTACGCTCAGCTGGAGGCCATCACTCACCACGAGCATTTTTGTAAGGTGCCCGAGCAGTGTTGA
- the polA gene encoding DNA polymerase I, with the protein MKRLAVIDGKSVFYRGYYAMPGLSTADGTPTGGVYGFVSLAIELIKKLEPDYVAVAWDKRGTNIRKRRELYPEYKAGRKPAPDDFYQQIPILMELLDAFGWPLYELDDYEADDIMGAFAKQAEARGVQTCLLTSDLDALQLVSPLTKVYAMKNGLRNIEEFTAEYFEQKYGIRTDQFLDLKALKGDSSDNLPGVPGVGEKTAVKLLQAYDTLDGVYAHVDEQTGALRTKLENGRESAYLTKQVAELWTDAPVELDWEVADVNDCDFAQVAEILRKLEFHSLIGRLPKTMQASDEAVETAELELSRVEDLPTEPLFETENSIYIDLSEPDTVYINSKPGVAWRAKMSEIGQHVWQLLAQGVVIAADVKELYHALDAHGVTVRFHEVWDVGQAAFLIDPLRRDRSLAALAGDFSEDNSVSRQLAWLRQIYRQQQDYMATHQQIARVLRDFDFPVIWPLFQMEKRGMKLDTALLEQMGEELRTEVSQLEQQMYAMAGREFNAASPAQLSEVLFTKLQLPTTGIKKGKTGYSTGQKELDKLRGWHPIIELIERYRELTKLISTYIEALPKLVAEDGRIHTTFNQDVTSTGRLSSTNPNLQNIPVRTELGRKIRQAFVPSEDKVFVGADYSQFELRLAAVLAGDEQLINDFNSDVDIHTKTAAETYGVPMAEVTKLQRRAAKVINFGVLYGMSPHGLAAATGMTFTEAKQFIEHYFAVRQPIRQYLDTILVQAREQGFVETYFGRRRPTPDVKSSNFMVRSAAERAAMNMPIQGTEADLMKLAMIRLEDKLAGLAEPVLQVHDSILVECLPEDAERVGEIMRREMEGICPELPIRLKVDIEVGYNWGGL; encoded by the coding sequence ATGAAACGTTTGGCGGTCATCGACGGAAAATCAGTTTTTTACCGAGGGTATTATGCCATGCCGGGGCTCAGTACGGCGGATGGTACGCCGACCGGCGGGGTGTATGGATTTGTAAGTTTGGCGATTGAGCTGATCAAGAAATTAGAGCCGGATTATGTGGCGGTGGCGTGGGACAAGCGCGGTACTAATATCCGCAAGCGGCGGGAACTATATCCAGAGTACAAGGCGGGTCGCAAGCCAGCGCCTGATGATTTTTATCAGCAAATTCCGATTTTGATGGAACTACTGGACGCGTTCGGCTGGCCGCTGTATGAACTCGATGATTATGAGGCGGACGACATCATGGGTGCGTTTGCCAAGCAAGCGGAAGCGCGCGGCGTGCAGACCTGTCTGCTGACGTCGGATTTGGATGCGCTGCAATTAGTGTCGCCCCTCACCAAAGTCTACGCCATGAAAAATGGCCTGAGGAACATAGAGGAATTTACGGCGGAATATTTTGAACAAAAATATGGTATTCGGACGGATCAGTTTTTGGATTTGAAGGCGCTAAAAGGTGATTCGAGCGACAATTTGCCGGGTGTGCCGGGCGTTGGTGAAAAGACGGCGGTGAAATTACTACAAGCATATGACACGCTGGACGGCGTGTATGCGCATGTGGATGAGCAAACAGGCGCTCTACGGACAAAGCTAGAGAACGGCCGCGAGTCGGCGTATTTGACCAAGCAAGTGGCGGAGCTGTGGACGGACGCGCCGGTGGAGCTGGACTGGGAGGTGGCGGATGTTAACGACTGTGACTTTGCGCAGGTGGCGGAGATCTTGCGGAAATTGGAGTTCCATTCGCTGATTGGGCGGCTGCCAAAGACAATGCAGGCGTCGGATGAGGCAGTGGAGACGGCGGAGTTAGAGCTGTCACGTGTCGAAGACTTGCCGACTGAACCATTGTTTGAAACGGAAAATAGTATCTATATTGATCTATCGGAGCCGGACACGGTCTATATTAATTCCAAGCCTGGCGTGGCGTGGCGGGCCAAGATGAGTGAGATTGGTCAACATGTTTGGCAACTGTTGGCGCAGGGCGTGGTGATTGCGGCGGACGTCAAGGAGTTGTATCATGCGCTGGATGCTCACGGCGTGACGGTGCGGTTTCATGAGGTCTGGGATGTTGGGCAGGCGGCGTTTTTGATCGATCCGCTGAGGCGCGATCGTAGTTTAGCGGCGCTGGCTGGTGATTTTTCTGAGGATAATTCCGTGTCGCGACAGCTGGCGTGGCTTCGTCAGATTTACCGCCAGCAGCAGGATTATATGGCGACGCATCAGCAGATTGCCCGAGTGCTTCGCGACTTTGATTTTCCGGTGATTTGGCCGTTGTTTCAGATGGAAAAGCGCGGTATGAAGCTGGACACGGCACTCCTTGAACAGATGGGCGAGGAGCTGAGGACGGAGGTGAGTCAGCTTGAACAACAAATGTATGCGATGGCTGGGCGCGAGTTCAATGCCGCTAGTCCGGCACAGCTGTCTGAGGTGTTATTTACCAAACTGCAGCTGCCGACAACTGGTATCAAAAAGGGCAAAACTGGCTATTCGACGGGGCAGAAAGAGCTGGATAAACTGCGCGGGTGGCACCCGATCATTGAGCTGATTGAGCGGTATCGGGAGCTGACTAAATTGATCAGCACCTACATTGAAGCGCTGCCGAAGTTGGTGGCCGAGGACGGGCGGATTCACACCACCTTCAACCAAGATGTCACCAGCACCGGGCGGCTGAGCAGCACCAATCCTAACCTACAGAATATTCCGGTGCGCACAGAACTGGGCCGGAAAATTCGCCAGGCGTTTGTGCCGAGTGAGGATAAGGTCTTCGTTGGCGCGGATTATTCACAATTTGAGCTGCGGCTGGCGGCGGTGTTGGCGGGCGACGAGCAGTTGATTAACGATTTTAATAGTGACGTGGATATTCATACCAAGACGGCGGCTGAGACCTACGGCGTGCCGATGGCTGAGGTGACGAAATTGCAGCGCCGCGCGGCCAAGGTGATTAACTTTGGCGTGCTGTACGGTATGAGTCCGCATGGCTTGGCGGCGGCCACCGGTATGACGTTCACTGAGGCGAAACAGTTTATTGAACACTATTTTGCGGTGCGCCAGCCAATCCGCCAATATCTGGATACAATTTTAGTTCAAGCGCGCGAACAAGGTTTTGTCGAGACTTATTTTGGCCGGCGGCGGCCCACACCAGACGTTAAGTCGAGCAATTTTATGGTGCGTTCAGCGGCCGAGCGGGCGGCGATGAACATGCCAATTCAGGGAACGGAAGCGGATTTGATGAAACTGGCGATGATTCGGTTGGAGGACAAGTTGGCTGGGCTGGCCGAGCCAGTCCTGCAGGTTCATGACTCGATTTTGGTGGAATGTTTGCCGGAAGACGCTGAGCGAGTCGGTGAAATCATGCGCAGAGAAATGGAAGGTATTTGTCCAGAACTGCCAATTCGATTGAAGGTTGATATTGAAGTGGGGTATAATTGGGGCGGTCTATAA
- a CDS encoding DUF262 domain-containing protein, producing MSGFKAREATLQNLFDSGDYDQFVIPHYQRSYVWGQDELENFWNDFIERKEVGQLYLLGSIIVSRTKQKRSFGVVDGQQRLITSSVFITALKDVWSEKFGRDEEHFSLERFIKKRVLGSNNAIFKIDVAGSLKQCYIDMIISGSTKKEYKNEDQKNLHRAYNYFKDKLRDSYDANKANDSQRKKLLLQKLENLLDTNLVLVTLDDEDDAYEVFEGFNARGVDLSISDLFKNLFLQKIKGTEEEKTRALEEWDNIIQIVTELRIPKFTINTFIRYYWIRNHSFIGERQLYKKIKKETKNYRELLSDMYQIAESLRVLFNGSPYEIRDFLGHPEAKAEYAKSISDSLCALRVMNTQSYMVWLMSIAAKRNKEFISLKMFARSLGQIERFSFRYFVVSKLPANRVEKMYAKFSNELFKLSDTRDKQRIATLLDKELLSRIEQDKLLPPREQFIADFGLLCLKSNNKNLVRYILTQIENQLSSGEKGVTQEVVTIEHIMPQRLNKGWNISQTDHKNCVNMLGNLTILKGALNSSASNKAINEKVRHFKDSDLKMNGDLVDLINKKSDWGKDEIIERQNAFAEASDYIWSVDKR from the coding sequence GTGTCTGGATTTAAGGCTCGTGAAGCAACATTACAAAATTTATTTGATAGTGGCGACTATGATCAGTTTGTAATTCCGCATTATCAACGCAGCTATGTGTGGGGCCAGGACGAATTGGAGAATTTCTGGAATGATTTTATTGAACGCAAGGAAGTGGGACAGCTTTATTTACTTGGCTCAATCATTGTCAGTAGGACAAAACAAAAACGTTCTTTTGGGGTTGTGGATGGTCAACAACGTCTTATTACGAGCTCGGTGTTTATAACAGCCTTGAAAGATGTTTGGAGCGAAAAGTTTGGTCGTGATGAAGAACATTTCTCTTTAGAAAGATTTATTAAAAAGAGGGTATTAGGTAGCAATAATGCCATCTTTAAGATAGATGTTGCGGGCAGCTTGAAGCAATGCTATATTGACATGATTATTTCAGGAAGTACTAAAAAGGAGTATAAGAATGAAGATCAGAAAAATCTTCATCGTGCATATAATTACTTCAAAGATAAGTTACGTGACTCGTATGATGCAAATAAAGCTAATGATAGCCAACGGAAGAAGCTACTGCTACAAAAACTTGAGAACCTCCTAGATACCAATCTAGTGCTGGTCACTCTTGATGATGAGGACGATGCTTACGAAGTGTTTGAGGGGTTCAATGCTCGTGGCGTAGATCTTTCTATCTCGGACTTGTTTAAAAACCTTTTTCTACAAAAGATAAAAGGGACAGAAGAAGAAAAAACAAGAGCGCTTGAAGAGTGGGATAATATTATTCAGATAGTTACAGAATTGCGGATTCCAAAGTTTACGATCAATACGTTTATTAGGTACTATTGGATAAGAAACCACTCGTTTATAGGCGAGCGTCAGCTTTACAAGAAAATTAAGAAAGAAACGAAGAACTATAGGGAATTGCTTTCTGATATGTATCAGATTGCGGAATCTTTACGGGTATTATTTAATGGATCGCCTTATGAGATAAGGGATTTTCTTGGACACCCAGAAGCAAAAGCAGAATATGCAAAATCTATCAGTGACTCATTATGTGCTTTGAGGGTTATGAATACTCAGAGCTATATGGTTTGGCTAATGTCTATAGCAGCTAAGCGAAATAAAGAGTTTATTAGTCTTAAAATGTTTGCTCGATCGCTTGGTCAAATAGAAAGGTTTTCATTTAGGTATTTTGTAGTTTCAAAATTACCAGCAAATCGTGTTGAAAAAATGTATGCTAAATTTTCAAATGAATTATTTAAATTGTCCGATACTCGAGATAAACAAAGGATAGCAACCTTATTAGATAAGGAGCTTTTGAGTAGAATTGAACAAGATAAACTTCTACCTCCACGAGAGCAGTTTATTGCTGATTTTGGTTTATTGTGCCTAAAATCTAATAATAAAAATCTTGTTCGGTACATTTTAACTCAAATAGAAAATCAGTTAAGCAGCGGCGAGAAGGGCGTTACTCAAGAAGTTGTTACAATTGAGCATATTATGCCCCAGAGGTTAAACAAGGGGTGGAATATATCGCAAACCGATCATAAAAACTGTGTTAATATGCTTGGTAATTTGACAATCCTAAAAGGTGCGTTAAACTCATCTGCAAGCAATAAAGCAATTAACGAAAAGGTTCGTCATTTTAAAGATTCAGACTTAAAGATGAATGGTGATTTGGTTGATCTAATAAATAAAAAAAGCGACTGGGGTAAAGACGAAATAATAGAAAGACAAAATGCTTTTGCAGAAGCATCTGATTATATCTGGTCTGTAGATAAAAGATAA
- the mutM gene encoding bifunctional DNA-formamidopyrimidine glycosylase/DNA-(apurinic or apyrimidinic site) lyase, with the protein MPELPEVETVRHGLAELLPGRAVARVSVFDSPKSFPNAPADVEQFLYSACVTAVRRRAKVLMIDLDTRYSLVVHLKMTGQLVFRQGSRHGARVSPKKSRDPRNVAHNFSTDTAREIDDFAGGHPNDSLIGELPDRSTRVQVDFVDGSRLFFNDQRKFGWVKLLPTDEVKNLPFMQKVGPEPLDPQTRAEDFIQRIRRRQNSMIKPAFLDQTVIAGVGNIYADEALWAARIHPQTRVKNVSDQQLNTLFTELRRILQLSIDQGGSTDKNYVDAEGRRGNYLTFAHVFRREGQACHRHPDQEVIKLKVGGRGTHVCPVCQKPPVFDK; encoded by the coding sequence ATGCCGGAACTTCCCGAAGTTGAGACAGTTCGCCACGGGTTGGCAGAGTTACTGCCGGGCCGAGCGGTGGCGCGGGTGTCAGTGTTTGATTCGCCAAAAAGCTTTCCGAATGCGCCGGCTGATGTTGAACAATTTTTATATAGCGCGTGCGTAACGGCGGTGCGGCGGCGGGCAAAGGTGCTGATGATTGATCTGGATACGCGCTATTCGCTGGTGGTACATTTGAAGATGACGGGGCAGTTGGTATTTCGTCAAGGCTCTCGCCATGGCGCTCGGGTATCCCCAAAAAAATCTCGGGACCCACGTAACGTTGCCCACAATTTTTCTACGGATACCGCTCGCGAGATCGACGACTTTGCTGGCGGCCATCCGAACGATAGCTTGATTGGCGAGCTGCCAGATCGGTCGACGCGGGTGCAGGTTGATTTTGTGGATGGGTCACGGCTGTTTTTTAACGATCAGCGCAAATTTGGCTGGGTGAAGTTGCTGCCGACTGATGAGGTGAAAAATTTGCCGTTCATGCAAAAAGTTGGGCCGGAGCCGCTTGATCCTCAGACGCGCGCCGAGGATTTCATCCAGCGGATTCGCCGCCGCCAGAATTCGATGATCAAGCCAGCTTTTCTTGACCAGACAGTGATCGCCGGGGTTGGTAATATTTATGCTGACGAGGCGTTGTGGGCGGCGCGGATTCATCCGCAAACGCGGGTGAAAAATGTCAGTGATCAGCAGCTGAATACATTATTTACTGAGCTACGGCGCATCTTGCAACTCAGTATTGATCAGGGCGGCTCGACTGATAAAAATTACGTTGATGCCGAGGGTCGAAGGGGGAATTATCTGACATTTGCTCATGTGTTTCGCCGCGAAGGCCAAGCCTGCCATCGCCACCCCGACCAAGAGGTCATTAAGCTAAAAGTCGGCGGTCGTGGTACGCATGTGTGTCCGGTGTGCC